atatgtaaatacattctCTGCGTTTTGTAAATACCAATGTAATTATTACAGTAATTTATTTTCAGgtaatgtatataaattgtaaCATAGGAGTAATTACTAGTATTTGCACGAAAAACTGGaattcttaaaaatttgttttttaaagaagTGAAAATATTCTCTAAATATGCGCAAATAAAACGGCGTCATGTTTCAATGTCGAGTGCATCATTATACCTGAACAATGATTTCTGAGCTGATAAGAAAACAAAGCAACTGAATACATTTTGCTATTTTGTACTTCGGCACTGAAATTTATAACTTCGCAAGTGTAACTTGAAACCATAAAGCAGAAAATTGCGTGTATTCAGTCTTAATTCCTGGGCagatttacaaatttataaaacgaTGAAGGTATCCTCATTTTGGATCTATGTGCTTCTAATCTCTATAAAGGAAGTCGTTTACGCCGCGTCatattttaaaccaaaaaatatatccCCAGTAATATTTGGTAAGTTTCTCCAATTCATTAATACTAAATACTATGGAAATGCCCATTTAAATGGCtatgtaacaaatttatatacgTTATGTTGCAGTTCCAGGTGATGGCGGAAGTCAACTTGAAGCTAAACTCAATAAATCGAGCGCACCTATCTATTGCTCAAAGAAATCTGATTGGTACAGCTTGTGGTTGAATCTTGAGTTGTTGGTAATACCGCCTATTTATTGTTGGGTGGAAAATGTCAAACTATATTATGACGAAGTAACGCGAACCACACACAATTCACCAGGAGTTGAGATACGGGTTCCCGGTTGGGGTGATCCTGAAGTTGTCGAATGGATAGATCCAACACATAATAAAGCTGGGGCCTACTTTAAAGATATTGCAAATATGCTAGTAGATTTAGGATATGAACGAAAAAAGAATATACATGGAGCACCGTATGACTTTCGAAAAGGACCAAGTATGTCTTTATAacacaattataattattaataattcatttatttattttccatctaGGTGAACATCGTCAATTTttcattgatttaaaaaaacttgTTGAGGATTCATATGAACGAAACTTAAAATCACCCGTAACTTTCATAACCCACAGCATGGGTAGTCCAATGACATTAGTATTTCTCCACCAACAGACAACGGAATGGCGAAATAAATACGTAAAACGGCAGATAAGTTTAGCCGGAGCATGGGCGGGTAGTATGAAAGCGCTTAAAGTATTTGCAATGGGTaagtgataaaaatattatttttcatatttgcattCAAAATCTAAATACTACAGATTCGCAGATAattaattcgaaatatttttttaggtgATGATTTGGACTCTTTTCTTCTCAgtggaaaaattttgaaagaagAACAAATTACTAATCCCTCTACCGCATGGTTGCTACCCTCACCTCTGTTTTGGGCACCTTCGGAGGTCTTGGTAGAAACACCATCACGTGTTTATAAAATGTCACAAATGAAACAATATTTTGATGACATTGATTATTCCGTTGGTTGGCAGATGCGAAAGGAcaatatgcaatttacattaaattttagtCCGCCAGAAATAGAGCTACATTGTCTTTTCGGTGACGGTTTGGACACTGTTGAACGGTATGCTCATAGATTTCTTGATGCCTTATtatcttatattatatttacatattacttTACTTTCGGTTTAGTTTACAATACAAAAAAGATGCAATCGTTGATGAAACGCCAAAGTTGATAATGGGAAAGGGCGATGGAACAGTAAATCAACGCTCTTTACGTGCTTGTCATGCATGGATTGGCCGACAAAACGCCAATATTACGAACGTAGCTTTAAACAAGGTTGATCATATGGGTGTACTTGCACACCCAGATGtattgaattacataaaaaatattgtgcagaCGTAAATTCTTCAACATACATGTATAAAAaccataaacatacatatgtacatatacacaacatacaacatacatatatgttgaactcaatatttttttatacttacaTTGATTTCTACATATCTTACATGGACTCGTGAATTGTTAAATACGTTTTTTCGAAATCTAATTTACATTGACTTTCAATGGTTTTatcttaagaaaattttatgttCTGTAACTAATAAATATGACATAAGCTACTTGAGTAACTGTGTGCAATGAAATAAAGAATGCCTGACTGATATACACATATGATTTGTTGCTATATTGATTTTAGTGTAATCCAACCATTTGCGTAACTTAATTACACACATGCAAACCAACGATATTTTTTACATCATTAAGTGAGTCAATAGTATTTTTGAATCAAGATAAATAATACGTAAACAGATTGTAGGTTATTCGAGAATTGATCACCTCTTCTCAACTTCGGGTTACATCGAAATACTGGAAAGTTACAAATCTTGTACTGGGGTTGTTTATTCACATAGTCCGAGTTTGGAGACTCAAGAGTGCTGCATACTcactttaatatatgtaattgcaaacataatttaaagagaatacaatttgtttttgcttttggtttaataaaatttcttacgaaattaagtaaacatttattttcattttatttaatacagtGGAAATGGTCCCTATCATTGGCTtagtataaatacaaaatagtaTAATTCTcacaattatgtatataaagtgTTCAATACATTGTTACTGAAGctttatagtttatttattcTACAGTTTCTTCAAGCAGCCGTTATGAGTGAAAGACAGTAAAACTTCTGGATGAGCTTCGAACGCTTCAAAGCCAAGTTACTGCAATGCACTGTCTCGAAATTTCCAACTGTATTTCGATTGAATAATGCTGTTTaatcaacatttatttattaatattgttaatatcaaagtgtattcaacaaagtgaactaagtatttgacacacccgcttttgacaataaaatagtaaactatacatgtatttgtttacattaacccgtcttttttaactttaacaatataatatatattgataaaattgtttgcaatttgtcaggaGCAgaaaaccttagtaaattgcttccatgagttgttttgcctaagcagaaagtattcggcattttcttttattcatttaaaaaatatttttttttggtttgaaatttgtttacttttgaatttcaaaatttgaatttttgaataaatgtatgggttaaatcaatggcaacaaacatgtcacattcgtgtaaaaaattgtgatatgtcatatacctggttcactttgttgaatacactttggttaaTATAAACATTCTCAGAATATGACAATGAATTCAATGCTATTAGCAATCAAAGCCACAGGCGGTGTTGAAAATGTTTCAAGTTTTTtccatttataatttataaacatcATAATTTATAACAGAAAATActtaaactttaattattaaaaattcataacaatttcgattaaaaaattgttacaaTTTCTTTTGATTCGATTTGACTAATGTTATCACTCTCTTGAAAGacgttgttgtaaatattttggatttaaaaaaaaaaaattaacaaaattctgTTTTCTTATATACTGAGCTTAAGAACACAATGTCCTGATTCTATGTACAATTCACATACAtaatactatttaaaaaataagaaagtaaCTATAATTTCTCTACAAGTACATATCACAGTTCTTTTACAGAGgcatttttcgaaaacaaaaaatacataatttcaagttttgaaattcaacattttttcattctaaaatgaaatttcaaacTGTCTTAGTATTATTCAAACGTTTTGTATAAATGTCTAGACAttagtatatgtgtgtatatatgtatagatattttTTGCCGGTGGGCTATATTCTTTTTCCAGcgggattttattttaataagtaaatttataattaatcgaAAATAATTTACGTTACgtattgaatataatatataatgttttttttttttgaaaaagaaatgaaaactaTATGTAACCATATAATTAAACTAGTTTTTGTTCTTAAATGATTTTACattgatataataacaataacttaAGATAGTGTCGGAAATtccatttcaataaaaaaaaaattgaaatcattGTACTTTTACTAGAACAAAACGAGTACCTGAAGTGTgcgtatacacatacataccctTAATATTTGTATCAAATCAAGTTAAGTATAAgacattaatatacatataaaaagcttAAATCTGTCATCCCCTCCCCTTAATATTGATCGTTTTACCAATCCGTTTCAGCAGACGGTCACAAACTGGTAGTTGCCATGAAACCTTGCCGACGCTTCAGAATACGTGTCTTGTGCAACTCTCCCTTGTGACAGGGTATCACGGTGCCCTGATTGATGGCCAAGTTACGACTGCTGCCATAACCACTGCTCCCGATCAGCGTTCCCAGCATTTTGCTTACAGAAAATttacgaatttgtttttgtggacgCGCCCGTGAGTCGAGAATCAACTTTTCAAAGGCCTTCGATAATATGGGGGTGTACTCGGCGACGGACACTTCACAAAAACCTATGGAATGTGCAGCGGCCAAAGCAGCGCCTTCTTTTTCCGGTATctgaaattatacatatatgcactatATAAGATGATTGAAAACCGAAGACATTCATTTAATAACACTTGTATCTCTTTACATATAACCATCGAATATATTCTTATATGCTTACAACTTCCAAAAGCCTCCACATACCAAACCAAAATGATTTACATTCTTCCGCTGGACCATAATTCATCAGTGtgaagtataaataaaattggtCGGCATACAACCAATATTTTGCATTAGGTGCCAAAATTAGGTGAAAATGgatttactatatatgtatatattgtgtaAGAAAATTtgaatcataaaatatttagtatttccCGTAGACACAATAAGGTGAAAGTATAAATTTCGGATATTAAGCATTATTATCCTAATGAAACTGGGTACGCGTCTTCTATCTTTAGATACTTATTAGCTTAGTATATACTCTATACAAATGCTAGTGTAGGTAAACTCACCTCCCGCAAATGATCCAAATCAGCTTTATTGCCTATTAGGTAGGCCGATGGCCCATTTTGTAGCGCTTTAATTTCACCCAAAGATTTGGTCGCGTAGTTTAAACTTTGGCGCTCCGTTATGTTGTAGACGACCATACAAGCATCGGCCCACAGAACCTGCAGAtgtcaaaaagaaaatattgctcCATAATAAGTGTACAATTAAGcattcagaaattaaaaatcaaaatacatgcattcacacatacatacaaacatatatacataaagatatGCACGTACTTAGgtacaatttaaaaatgtcgtgtttacattaaaataaataatatatttacttgttCCATTGGAAAATCATCCTCGCTTCCGGCATACACATCAACGATTTCAACTTCCGTCAGACCGCCATCCAGAGTGAtcgttttattatataaaagatCTGTGTTTGAGCGATATTCGCCAATGAATCGGCCTGTCAGATAACGCACTGTCAACGCTGTAAAGATAAAATCAACAGAATCATCAGAATTGCTATTCTCCCGTgatgaaattgatttatttttattttggtttggCCATTTATCACTCATTatgttttgtttgtatttttgtttctatttcgaaaatcaaaatataataattttcattcgTCAATCTTTGCGAGATGCATTATTTGAGTTTACAAAACGATCGGAAATTTTAGTGACACACgaaaataatttcgtttacatagacacacgcatacacacatacacccatatACACATGATTTAAGATTCGATGAGCTAATGAAACTTCTTGGAAGACTTTATCTTTACCATATCCCACTCCGTAATGGTAGTTATCCACTCCGTTTGCAATCGAATGACTGTTTTATTCTAAGTGCATAACATAactgtcactcatacgccctgttgcCCCCATCAACGCTTTTcgcaaatacataaatgtacCTGCTACATGACAATGCTCATATGTCAGCAACAGTTGTGTCATAATTTTCAACTGTAATCGGTAACATCACATTTATTTACAGCATCAGCAGCAAGCATACATTGCTGGAATTTTGTAGGGATAtgtgtacacacatatattacGCCCCAATTCCAATCCATTGTTACATTGGTAGTATATTTGGTCCACATACAAGGATATTTTTATTCCGAGAATATGCGCTAGTGTAAGGTAGGTGGTGACATTGATCccagaaaatgaaagcaaggCTGTTGACAAGGCAATCATGCAATATATCTCCTTTCGTACATACTACACATGTGGATATGCGAACAGAAATGATTGTAGCAAGGAattgtacatacgtacatatgtatttgttggtaagcattttgaaacaaattttcagTTCTATACTTGCctacatttaacaaaaataaaaatgatgttAAGAAAGTAAGCTCCCGAAGATACTGAAGGAAGTGGCATGAAGTAATGTGGAGTGGGAATAAAGGTCCTGTCCTTGGACATCACTATTGGAGTAGGGAGCTTTGAGTACTCTGTGATCTATGCGCACTGTGATCTATGCGCACTTTTCAGGCAAGCATGCAATGACTAGGaagttatgtgtatgtatatatgtacaaataaacgAATAAACGGTCGTATATATTGGTACATGTACGATTATTCATCCTAATTGAATAAGAGaataagataattaaaaattacaattttcagtTTAGAGATAACAGTCTTGGATTTTTTTAGTAAACGAAAGTAACTAAGgattaattgtattaaaattgctGACGTATTACGTTCAAGTTGACGCATCTCTTCCGTTCACTCTCAACTATTTATGAGTTATTAATTTAGGATTTAACCCATATATCGCCGACAGTAATGGCGGTTTCTTGACACTCACTGACAAGTTCAAGTCTGTTTACATGACTGCTTAATGCATTTGTTGAGTTCTTTgcattttattcatattcataatgtgtataaatattgtTAAGTGGTGTATGGTCATTTAGGTAACCGACCTGATTTCCCTACATCGGCGTTTCCAATAACAGCGAGGCGCACTCGCGGGACATCCTCCGCTCTCATTATGGCTGTTCAACTGAAAAGACAATGGAAAATTTCGttcacaaatacataaatacaaatggatgtttaatataaataaaacataattattaGATAATTGGATGCAAAGTATGCAGAAATaagaatgtatatgtatgtatgtacgatagGATATTTATCATTTAACTTGTAAGAGATTATACACCCAGTTGCAGCTCCCAGCATATTCAATGCTTATCAaagtagaaattaaaattaaaaagttatctTATGCCTTTAAGCATATGCAGAATGCTCTCGGTAAAAGAGCAGTCGATAAATCTTGGTTAAGAATTCAGTTCAGTTGTCTAAAGTTGGAAGTTAAAGATATCTGAACTCTTCGAAAGATGAGAGAGTCGCTGTCAACCAAAATACATCCTCAAATACCTCGATCAATGGAACTGTCCGTATTTTTACGGTTGATTttgcagatatacatatgtgtatttcaATCTTAAAGTGATGACATACAGTTATCCATATAAATAGTCAAAAAGAACTTGAACGGACGCATGGCAAATATAATATggcaaattgatttaatttcagCGCTTTCTTAAACAATGTGTAGCAGAAGATAGGATTCCCGAAGATAAGATAGTGGGCACTTGAAGCTTGCTGCTTATGGCAACGACAAGGAATTTGTTAGGAATTTTTATAACtctattgttgtttatttaatgAGTGTGTAAACACAActgtgtgcatacatataatagaGTCTGTAGGAAAACTGAGGTGGACGCTCTTATTTGTTCCGAGATTAGCGAAATTCGAACAAGTAAAAGGAGTTTTTTATAGAAGTTGTATTGAacttaaattgaaaacattcagataattatatatttgaaattttttatgttaataagTTCATGCATACGAAGAAACGTATTGAAACTGAATACAGACAATAGCTTTAGAGTCGTACATATATCGACTAATGTGAATGTAGTAGGATCACCCTAATAATCTTCATATAGAAAACGAATTCTATTCTATTActtatttaaacttttgaaaaaattcaattgacAAATGTGCAAATACGTCTAAGTTCTAATGAATCGCTGTGATCGTCGTGTCGACACTCTTCAGATCTTTTGGCCGTCGTCGATTGCTCCAGCTGACGTGGTTGCTGCCAAACCGACGGCGCCATGCTGGCCGCTGATCTTTTTAAAAATAGCGAAGGAATGTTGGCATTTCGGAATTCGTTTTGTTGTTACAGCAACAATGAATACAAACCAATATTAatacaaaagtatgtatgtatgtatgtacattagtaTTAAGCATTAAATTTTCGATCGATTCGATTCAGTTTAACAATGAAAGTGCgagtaagtatatacatacatacatatgtacaacaaattatattgGGAAAAAGTTGAGAAATTTGCGCATAATAAACCattaagttatttaattttcttccaGTGTGATTTTTAGTAATTCATATGTTCGATATGCAAATAGGTCAATAGCTTTAACAAATTGTTCAGAAAGATAGAgcgcatttaatttgaatttgagcaAATGTaacgtatttattttaatgtgagCACCGTATTCATTGTTGTAATATATCTTTTATACTTAGAACATTTACTTCTGTACCATTACCAGCTACACATTTcaagatttatttttgaattcgcATAAATAGTTGCACGCTTGTGATTAGGAAATTCTTGCGGACAGAGTTGTGCGAAACAACATGACAATCACTTTTAATGCAATTACAATCGTAATCAAGTTATTTATCTGCTGCGCGCACGTGTGTTCTTACAACCTCATAACCGTCACAAATAAGGCTGAGCTGAAATGGTGACTGCCCAGCGTGCGCCATGCAAcaagtggcatgtggcaagaAGCGTGTGGCGATCCTGTACAACAGCAGCACGCGCAATAAGATACTTTTAGGTAAAACACACGAacatttgtac
This portion of the Zeugodacus cucurbitae isolate PBARC_wt_2022May chromosome 3, idZeuCucr1.2, whole genome shotgun sequence genome encodes:
- the LOC105209630 gene encoding phospholipase A2 group XV — translated: MKVSSFWIYVLLISIKEVVYAASYFKPKNISPVIFVPGDGGSQLEAKLNKSSAPIYCSKKSDWYSLWLNLELLVIPPIYCWVENVKLYYDEVTRTTHNSPGVEIRVPGWGDPEVVEWIDPTHNKAGAYFKDIANMLVDLGYERKKNIHGAPYDFRKGPSEHRQFFIDLKKLVEDSYERNLKSPVTFITHSMGSPMTLVFLHQQTTEWRNKYVKRQISLAGAWAGSMKALKVFAMGDDLDSFLLSGKILKEEQITNPSTAWLLPSPLFWAPSEVLVETPSRVYKMSQMKQYFDDIDYSVGWQMRKDNMQFTLNFSPPEIELHCLFGDGLDTVERLQYKKDAIVDETPKLIMGKGDGTVNQRSLRACHAWIGRQNANITNVALNKVDHMGVLAHPDVLNYIKNIVQT
- the LOC105209632 gene encoding ras-related and estrogen-regulated growth inhibitor-like protein, which encodes MRAEDVPRVRLAVIGNADVGKSALTVRYLTGRFIGEYRSNTDLLYNKTITLDGGLTEVEIVDVYAGSEDDFPMEQVLWADACMVVYNITERQSLNYATKSLGEIKALQNGPSAYLIGNKADLDHLREIPEKEGAALAAAHSIGFCEVSVAEYTPILSKAFEKLILDSRARPQKQIRKFSVSKMLGTLIGSSGYGSSRNLAINQGTVIPCHKGELHKTRILKRRQGFMATTSL